A section of the Chitinophagales bacterium genome encodes:
- a CDS encoding transketolase, whose protein sequence is MLSKEVHHNLLLKALNIKKRFLRMYEAAHAGHIGSSLSCAEILTFVRFGWMNDADEIVLSKGHAAASLYSVLAEEGILSESDIATFYKDNTYLAAHPPAGKIKRIPFATGSLGHGLSIAAGLGLAAQLKENSKRVFCITSDGEINEGSTWEAALFIAHHKLTNVVWLIDRNRLQGFGRTEDVMKLEPLADKLQAFGFNVVATDGHDFNALNMAKTAWENTEQPLAVICNTIKGKGWKQLEDKLDSHYLPMKDNMFNELNEAIELHYQTEKAK, encoded by the coding sequence ATGTTATCTAAAGAAGTGCATCATAATTTGCTATTGAAAGCGCTGAACATCAAAAAGCGTTTTTTAAGAATGTACGAAGCTGCTCATGCCGGACACATAGGTTCTTCGCTGTCGTGCGCAGAGATACTTACTTTTGTTCGATTTGGATGGATGAATGATGCTGATGAAATAGTGTTGTCTAAAGGCCATGCCGCGGCTTCATTATACAGCGTATTGGCAGAAGAAGGCATTCTAAGCGAAAGCGATATTGCTACTTTCTATAAAGACAATACATACTTGGCAGCTCACCCGCCAGCAGGAAAGATTAAACGGATTCCATTTGCTACGGGTAGTTTGGGACATGGTTTAAGCATTGCTGCAGGTTTAGGATTGGCAGCCCAACTAAAAGAAAACAGCAAACGCGTTTTTTGCATTACCAGCGATGGCGAAATAAATGAAGGAAGCACATGGGAAGCAGCGCTGTTTATTGCCCACCACAAACTCACCAATGTAGTTTGGTTAATAGACAGAAACCGCTTGCAAGGTTTTGGAAGAACCGAAGACGTAATGAAGTTGGAGCCGCTTGCCGATAAATTACAAGCATTTGGCTTTAATGTGGTAGCAACTGATGGACATGATTTTAATGCACTCAACATGGCAAAAACTGCATGGGAAAACACCGAGCAGCCGCTTGCCGTAATTTGCAATACCATAAAAGGGAAAGGCTGGAAGCAACTCGAAGATAAACTAGACAGCCACTATTTACCTATGAAAGACAATATGTTCAACGAACTTAATGAAGCAATAGAGTTGCATTACCAAACCGAAAAAGCAAAGTAA